One window of Triticum dicoccoides isolate Atlit2015 ecotype Zavitan chromosome 5A, WEW_v2.0, whole genome shotgun sequence genomic DNA carries:
- the LOC119303814 gene encoding DNA-binding protein HEXBP-like has product MDQVMVSPSPSASSGSGKSVGRAKSRSRSRSKSKSRSRSRSRSKSSTKSKSRSRSRSRSRSRSRSRSPRRDRLRSERSSHRSRSPPRRGRSPPRRSERRSYRDIICKNCRRPGHIARDCPSASTCNNCNLPGHFAAECTSKTVCWNCKKSGHIATECKNEALCHTCSKTGHMARDCPASGSNAKLCNNCFKPGHIAVDCTNDRACNNCRQPGHIARECKNDPICNLCNVSGHLARACPKTTTLASEIHGGPFRDISCRMCGQPGHISRNCMATVICDTCGGRGHMSYECPSARVFDRGVRRF; this is encoded by the exons GATCAAGTTATGGTGAGTCCATCACCAAGCGCCAGCAGCGGCAGTGGCAAGAGCGTGGGTAGGGCCAAGAGCAGGAGCAGAAGCAGAAGCAAGAGCAAGAgtaggagcaggagcaggagcaggagcaagAGCAGCACCAAGAGTAAGAGCAGGAGCAGGAGTAGGAGCAGGAGTCGCAGCCGGAGCAGGAGCCGAAGCCCTCGGCGAGATAGGCTGCGCAGTGAACGTTCATCCCACCGCAGCCGTAGCCCACCTCGTCGTGGTCGTAGTCCTCCTCGTCGCAGCGAACGTCGTAGCTACAG GGATATTATTTGCAAGAACTGCAGGAGACCTGGCCACATTGCTAGGGATTGCCCATCTGCTTCTACCTGCAATAATTGTAATCTTCCAGG GCACTTTGCAGCAGAATGCACTTCCAAAACAGTTTGCTGGAACTGCAAGAAGTCTGGGCACATTGCCACTGAATGCAAGAACGAGGCCTTGTGCCACACTTGCAGCAAGACGGGGCATATGGCGCGCGACTGCCCCGCCTCAGGGTCCAACGCCAAGCTATGCAACAACTGCTTTAAGCCGGGACACATCGCGGTCGACTGCACCAACGACCGCGCCTGCAACAACTGCCGCCAGCCCGGCCACATAGCCCGCGAGTGCAAGAATGACCCCATCTGCAACCTCTGCAACGTGTCGGGCCACCTGGCCCGCGCCTGCCCGAAGACGACGACCCTGGCCTCGGAGATCCATGGTGGGCCCTTCCGCGACATATCGTGCCGCATGTGCGGCCAGCCAGGCCACATCAGCCGCAACTGCATGGCCACTGTCATCTGCGACACGTGCGGCGGCAGGGGCCACATGTCATACGAGTGCCCCTCGGCCAGGGTCTTCGACCGCGGAGTCCGCCGGTTCTGA